In Rhodospirillales bacterium, a single window of DNA contains:
- a CDS encoding NAD(P)-dependent glycerol-3-phosphate dehydrogenase: MATAWHVGIVGAGAWGTALACAARRAGSDVTIWAHETDTVSAINDTHRNPVFLPAVTLDAGIGATGDMAEFSGCDPVLLAAPSAHLRTVSGALAPHVAPGAAVCVCTKGIELGSGMLMTDVAAEALSRDHVAGLSGPSFAAEVALGLPTAVTVAGPEADIDTMAAALGGPMFRVYRSTDVVGIEVGGAVKNVIAIACGIADGRGMGHNARAAVISRGLSEIARLGAALGAERETLMGLAGLGDLVLTCTGTLSRNQTFGRGLGEGRTVAELMEGRNSVVEGAATAPAVVALAARLGVDMPICAAVDDILAERCDVAAAIERLLARPSDTEFT, translated from the coding sequence ATGGCAACGGCATGGCATGTTGGCATCGTCGGCGCGGGCGCATGGGGCACGGCGCTCGCCTGTGCTGCGCGTCGCGCGGGCTCGGACGTCACGATCTGGGCCCATGAAACCGACACCGTCAGCGCGATCAACGACACGCACCGGAACCCGGTCTTTCTTCCCGCTGTCACCCTCGACGCCGGAATCGGTGCAACTGGCGACATGGCCGAGTTCTCGGGCTGCGATCCCGTCCTGCTTGCCGCACCATCGGCCCATCTGCGGACGGTCAGCGGAGCGCTCGCCCCTCACGTCGCGCCAGGGGCGGCCGTCTGCGTCTGCACCAAGGGCATCGAGCTCGGCAGCGGCATGCTGATGACCGATGTCGCGGCCGAAGCCCTGTCGCGCGACCATGTGGCCGGACTCTCCGGGCCCTCGTTTGCCGCCGAGGTCGCGCTCGGCCTGCCCACGGCCGTGACCGTCGCCGGGCCGGAGGCGGACATCGACACCATGGCTGCCGCGCTGGGCGGACCGATGTTCCGCGTCTATCGCAGCACCGACGTCGTCGGCATTGAGGTCGGCGGCGCAGTCAAGAACGTCATCGCCATCGCCTGCGGCATCGCCGACGGCCGGGGCATGGGCCACAACGCACGCGCTGCGGTGATCAGCCGGGGCCTGAGCGAAATCGCCAGGCTCGGCGCAGCACTCGGCGCCGAGCGCGAGACCCTGATGGGACTCGCCGGGCTGGGCGATCTCGTCTTGACCTGCACCGGCACGCTCTCGCGCAACCAGACCTTCGGCCGCGGTCTGGGCGAAGGACGCACCGTGGCCGAACTGATGGAAGGCCGCAACAGCGTGGTCGAAGGTGCGGCGACAGCGCCCGCGGTGGTGGCGCTGGCCGCCCGTCTGGGGGTCGACATGCCGATCTGCGCTGCCGTCGACGACATTCTCGCAGAGCGCTGCGATGTTGCAGCCGCCATCGAACGCCTGCTGGCCCGCCCGAGCGACACCGAGTTCACCTGA
- the hemC gene encoding hydroxymethylbilane synthase, producing the protein MRRLKLTTRGSPLALWQAAAVRDALATRRLDWPLAEIVTVHSSGERVRDRALSELGGKGAFCREIDRPVIAGEADLAVHSMKDVETVIDDALVLAAMLPREDARDAFLSPVAGSLEDLPEGAVVGSSSIRRRAQLLRWRPDLRVILYRGNVGTRLAKLEAGDADATILAVSGLKRLGRADAITAALDPEVMRPASGQGAIGVTCRSDDADLVALLAEIDHGPTHAAVAAERAVLARLDGSCQTPVAAHATIANGCMTLDALVLSADGTRWASARREGAVAAAVALGDAAGAELLAAAGRDLFGSRPT; encoded by the coding sequence ATGCGGCGCTTGAAACTCACGACGCGGGGCAGCCCCCTCGCCCTCTGGCAGGCCGCGGCAGTACGCGATGCCCTGGCGACCCGGCGTCTGGACTGGCCGCTTGCGGAGATCGTCACCGTGCATTCGAGCGGCGAAAGGGTGCGCGATCGCGCGCTCAGCGAACTCGGCGGCAAGGGTGCTTTCTGCAGGGAGATCGACCGGCCTGTGATCGCGGGTGAGGCCGATCTGGCGGTCCACTCGATGAAGGACGTCGAGACCGTGATCGACGATGCGCTTGTGCTGGCTGCGATGCTGCCGCGCGAGGACGCGCGCGATGCCTTCCTCTCGCCGGTCGCCGGATCGCTCGAAGACCTGCCCGAGGGCGCTGTGGTCGGCAGCTCGTCGATCCGGCGCCGTGCCCAGCTTCTGCGCTGGCGGCCCGATCTCCGGGTCATTCTTTATCGCGGCAATGTCGGCACGCGCCTTGCGAAGCTTGAGGCCGGTGACGCCGACGCGACCATTCTGGCCGTGTCCGGCCTCAAGCGTCTGGGGCGTGCCGATGCGATCACCGCAGCGCTCGATCCCGAGGTGATGCGGCCCGCATCGGGACAGGGCGCGATCGGCGTGACCTGCCGGTCGGACGATGCTGACCTGGTCGCGCTGCTGGCCGAGATCGACCATGGCCCGACCCATGCCGCCGTTGCTGCCGAGCGGGCCGTGCTGGCCCGGCTCGACGGGTCGTGTCAGACGCCGGTCGCGGCGCACGCCACGATCGCGAACGGATGTATGACGCTCGACGCCCTGGTCCTCAGCGCCGACGGTACACGCTGGGCGTCGGCACGGCGCGAGGGCGCGGTCGCCGCTGCCGTTGCACTCGGCGACGCCGCCGGTGCCGAGCTGCTGGCTGCCGCAGGACGGGACCTCTTCGGCAGCAGGCCGACGTGA
- a CDS encoding uroporphyrinogen-III synthase: MNILLTRPHEDSVRFAARLASCGVTTEVAPLLTIHPVAHAPIDLGRVQAVLLTSANGARALADATAERDCAVLAVGDATARVAREAGFGDVASASGDVASLTTIAAARLNPGDGPVLHIAGSAVAGDLAGGLGARGFAVERCVAYRATTAATLPDNAVDGLRADRFDGAAFFSPRTAATFARQIEAAGLSVATERLHVFCLSDAVAVALQGTRWRAGHVPPRPESEALARLICEAAELP, encoded by the coding sequence GTGAACATTCTGCTGACGCGACCGCATGAGGACTCCGTCCGGTTTGCCGCGCGGCTCGCGTCATGCGGCGTGACGACGGAGGTTGCGCCGCTCCTGACGATCCATCCCGTCGCCCATGCCCCGATCGACCTGGGCCGTGTCCAGGCCGTGCTGCTGACCAGCGCGAACGGGGCCCGTGCGCTTGCGGATGCCACGGCGGAGCGGGACTGCGCCGTGCTGGCCGTCGGCGACGCCACGGCGCGCGTTGCGCGTGAGGCCGGGTTCGGCGATGTCGCGTCGGCCTCCGGCGATGTCGCGTCGCTCACCACTATCGCTGCCGCGCGTCTGAACCCCGGCGACGGACCCGTGCTCCACATCGCCGGCAGCGCGGTCGCGGGCGATCTTGCAGGCGGTCTGGGCGCAAGGGGGTTCGCGGTCGAGCGATGTGTGGCCTACAGGGCCACGACCGCCGCGACGTTGCCCGACAACGCGGTTGACGGTCTCCGGGCGGACCGGTTCGATGGGGCTGCGTTTTTCTCGCCTCGCACCGCGGCGACCTTTGCGAGACAGATCGAGGCCGCCGGTTTGAGCGTGGCGACCGAACGGCTTCACGTCTTCTGCCTCAGCGATGCTGTGGCAGTCGCGTTGCAGGGAACACGATGGCGGGCGGGTCATGTGCCGCCGAGACCGGAGAGCGAGGCCCTCGCCCGATTGATTTGCGAGGCCGCGGAGTTGCCATGA
- a CDS encoding acetolactate synthase large subunit has protein sequence MNGAESLVRTLVEGGVDVCFTNPGTSEMHFCAALDRVDGMRCILGLFEGVVTGAADGYGRMKDSPAATLLHTGPGLGNGIANLHNARKALTPIVNIVGEHATYHIRHDAPLTADIEGLAWPVSDWVKTSADATSVATDGAQAIAEAKTAPGRIATLILPADTAWNEADGVAQVPDIPPPDPATEGAVRDCVDALRSGEPCVILLGHRALRADATEIAGRIAAQTGAQLMTEFGAARCERGAGRVTPERIPYVVDQALAVTGEFRHMILIGSKTPVAFFAYPGKPSVLIPETCQTYLLASAGDDVMGALEWLADELDAGEAKAVTESLQRPALESGELTIDKIASAIGHLLPEGCIVDDEAITSGRMLHPCTRGCPPHDWLFGTGGSIGRALPDATGAAIACPDRKVLCLSGDGSAMYTIQALWTQARENLDVVTVIYNNRTYAILHGELRNVGANPGPRAHDMFDLDRPELDWVQMANGMGVEAVRATTAEAFNRALQAAFASSGPFLIDAVV, from the coding sequence ATGAACGGAGCCGAGAGCCTTGTCCGCACCCTCGTCGAGGGCGGTGTTGACGTCTGCTTCACCAACCCCGGTACGTCGGAGATGCACTTCTGTGCGGCACTCGACCGGGTTGACGGCATGCGCTGCATCCTGGGCCTGTTCGAGGGTGTGGTGACCGGCGCGGCCGACGGCTACGGCCGCATGAAGGACAGTCCCGCCGCCACGCTGCTGCATACCGGGCCGGGCCTCGGCAACGGCATTGCCAACCTGCACAACGCCAGGAAGGCCCTGACGCCGATTGTCAACATCGTCGGCGAGCACGCGACCTATCACATCCGGCACGACGCGCCGCTGACGGCTGACATCGAGGGTCTGGCCTGGCCCGTCTCGGACTGGGTGAAGACCAGCGCCGACGCCACCTCGGTCGCGACCGACGGTGCCCAGGCGATCGCCGAGGCGAAGACGGCACCGGGACGCATCGCCACGCTCATTCTGCCTGCCGACACGGCCTGGAACGAAGCCGACGGCGTGGCCCAGGTGCCCGACATTCCGCCGCCCGATCCCGCCACCGAAGGTGCGGTGCGCGATTGCGTCGATGCCCTGCGCTCGGGCGAACCCTGCGTCATTCTGCTCGGCCACCGCGCCCTGCGGGCCGATGCCACAGAGATCGCGGGTCGTATCGCCGCCCAGACCGGGGCACAGTTGATGACCGAGTTCGGCGCGGCGCGCTGCGAACGCGGCGCGGGCCGGGTCACGCCCGAGCGCATCCCCTATGTCGTCGACCAGGCGCTCGCGGTGACTGGCGAGTTTCGCCACATGATCCTGATCGGCTCGAAGACCCCGGTGGCGTTCTTCGCCTATCCCGGCAAGCCGAGCGTGCTGATCCCCGAGACCTGCCAGACTTATCTCCTGGCCTCGGCGGGCGACGATGTCATGGGTGCGCTCGAATGGCTCGCTGACGAACTCGATGCGGGCGAGGCCAAAGCGGTTACCGAATCGCTCCAGCGGCCGGCGCTGGAATCGGGCGAACTCACCATCGACAAGATCGCGAGCGCCATCGGCCACCTTCTGCCCGAAGGCTGCATTGTCGACGACGAGGCGATCACCTCGGGCCGCATGTTGCACCCCTGCACCAGGGGCTGCCCGCCACACGACTGGCTGTTCGGCACCGGCGGCTCGATCGGCCGGGCCCTGCCGGACGCGACCGGCGCGGCCATCGCCTGCCCGGACCGCAAGGTTCTCTGCCTCTCGGGCGACGGCAGTGCGATGTACACGATCCAGGCCCTGTGGACCCAGGCCCGGGAGAATCTCGATGTCGTCACGGTGATCTACAACAACCGGACCTACGCCATCCTGCACGGTGAACTGCGGAACGTCGGCGCCAATCCGGGGCCCAGGGCGCACGACATGTTCGACCTTGACCGGCCGGAGCTCGACTGGGTCCAGATGGCCAACGGCATGGGGGTCGAAGCCGTGCGCGCGACCACCGCCGAGGCGTTCAACCGTGCGCTCCAGGCCGCGTTTGCCAGTTCCGGACCGTTCCTCATCGACGCCGTTGTCTGA
- a CDS encoding YciI family protein, translated as MLFVIHAIDRESDGSPRANNREAHLGFLAKAGNAVKLAGPLLSDDGSRMVGSLLVIEAGSLSEARAWAENDPYRKANVFQSVDIRPWKAAVGTTTIV; from the coding sequence ATGCTGTTTGTCATTCATGCCATCGACCGGGAGAGTGACGGCTCACCCCGGGCGAACAACCGCGAAGCCCATCTCGGCTTTCTCGCCAAAGCAGGCAACGCCGTGAAGCTGGCCGGCCCGCTGCTCAGCGACGATGGCAGCCGCATGGTGGGGTCGCTCCTGGTGATCGAGGCCGGGAGCCTTTCCGAAGCCCGCGCCTGGGCCGAAAACGACCCCTATCGCAAGGCCAACGTGTTTCAGTCCGTCGACATTCGCCCCTGGAAAGCGGCGGTCGGCACAACCACTATAGTGTGA